A portion of the Pseudomonas sp. GR 6-02 genome contains these proteins:
- a CDS encoding MFS transporter, whose protein sequence is MSEHVQPLEAVRSAGTSQETQKVIFASSLGTVFEWYDFFLYGALAAVISKQFFAGVNDTTAFIFALMAFAAGFIVRPFGALVFGRLGDMIGRKYTFLATIVLMGLATFCVGLLPTYASIGIAAPIILVVLRMLQGLALGGEYGGAATYVAEHAPIGKRGFHTSWIQSTATLGLLLSLLVVLGCRYFTGDQFEVWGWRIPFLFSIVLLGISTWIRLSLHESPAFVKMKEEGKLCKSPLRDSFGKWENLKVVLIALFSINAGQAVTFYAAQFYVLFFLTQFLKMDPALANSLLIVSVIIGAPFFIFFGWLSDKVGRKPVLMIGLLLATALYFPIFKSIAHYANPAIDQASRQAPITVLADPATCTFQFDPVGKAKFDSPCDKVKTFLVKQGLPYSSEAAPTGSGVQVSVGDVKLDGFDEAALRGAVTLAGYPSKADIQLINKPMIVVLIVALIIISAMCYGPLAALMVELFPTRIRYTSMSLPYHIGNGWFGGFLPTVSFALVVYTGDIFYGLWYPVVITGVSLVVGMMCLRETKNVDLDKN, encoded by the coding sequence ATGTCAGAACATGTTCAGCCCCTGGAAGCCGTCCGCAGCGCGGGCACCAGTCAGGAAACCCAGAAAGTCATCTTCGCCTCGTCCCTGGGGACGGTGTTCGAGTGGTACGACTTTTTCCTCTACGGCGCCCTCGCGGCGGTCATCAGCAAACAGTTCTTCGCCGGGGTCAACGACACCACGGCGTTCATTTTCGCGCTGATGGCCTTCGCCGCCGGCTTCATCGTGCGCCCGTTCGGTGCGTTGGTGTTCGGACGGTTGGGGGACATGATCGGGCGTAAATACACGTTCCTCGCGACCATCGTCCTCATGGGCCTGGCGACTTTCTGCGTCGGTTTGCTGCCGACTTACGCGAGCATCGGCATCGCCGCGCCGATCATCCTCGTGGTGCTGCGCATGCTCCAGGGCCTGGCGCTGGGTGGTGAGTACGGCGGCGCTGCCACTTACGTCGCCGAACACGCACCGATCGGCAAGCGCGGCTTCCACACCAGCTGGATTCAATCCACCGCCACCCTCGGCTTGCTGCTGTCGCTGCTGGTGGTGCTGGGCTGCCGTTACTTCACCGGCGACCAGTTCGAAGTCTGGGGCTGGCGCATTCCGTTTCTGTTTTCGATCGTGCTGCTGGGCATTTCCACCTGGATTCGCCTGAGCCTGCACGAGTCGCCTGCGTTCGTGAAAATGAAAGAGGAAGGCAAACTCTGCAAGTCGCCGCTGCGCGACTCCTTCGGCAAATGGGAAAACCTTAAAGTGGTGCTGATCGCCCTGTTCAGCATCAACGCCGGGCAAGCGGTGACCTTCTATGCCGCGCAGTTCTACGTGCTGTTCTTCCTCACGCAGTTCCTGAAAATGGACCCGGCCCTGGCCAACAGTCTGCTGATTGTCAGCGTGATCATTGGCGCACCGTTCTTCATTTTCTTCGGCTGGCTGTCGGATAAAGTCGGGCGCAAACCGGTGCTGATGATCGGCCTGCTGCTGGCGACTGCACTGTACTTTCCGATCTTCAAGTCCATCGCCCACTACGCCAACCCGGCCATCGACCAGGCCAGCCGTCAGGCACCTATCACCGTGCTGGCCGACCCGGCCACCTGCACCTTCCAGTTCGACCCGGTGGGCAAGGCGAAATTTGATAGCCCGTGCGACAAGGTCAAAACCTTCCTGGTCAAACAGGGCCTGCCCTACAGCAGCGAAGCGGCCCCGACCGGCAGCGGTGTGCAGGTGAGCGTCGGTGACGTGAAGCTCGACGGCTTTGACGAAGCGGCCCTGCGTGGCGCAGTGACCCTGGCCGGGTATCCGTCAAAAGCCGACATCCAGCTGATCAATAAACCGATGATCGTGGTGTTGATCGTCGCGCTGATCATCATCTCCGCCATGTGCTACGGCCCGCTGGCGGCGCTGATGGTCGAACTGTTCCCGACCCGCATTCGCTACACCTCGATGTCCCTGCCCTATCACATCGGCAACGGCTGGTTTGGTGGTTTCCTGCCGACGGTGTCGTTTGCCCTGGTGGTGTACACCGGGGACATCTTTTACGGGTTGTGGTACCCGGTGGTGATTACCGGGGTGAGCCTGGTGGTGGGGATGATGTGTTTGCGCGAGACGAAGAACGTGGATCTCGATAAAAACTGA